CCGCGGCGCCGCCGTCGGATTCGCCTGGACCGATTCGATCTGGAACTGGACGACGTCGCTTGCGGATTCGTAGACGACCTTGAGGTCGTCGACGCTGAGCGGCGCCCGGGCGGCCAAGGTCGAAGGCGCCGCGCCGGCCGAGACGAGCCCGGCGAGGGTGACGAGGAGCATCCATCGCTTCATGGCCGAAGCCTCCTTTTCGGGTTAGCCAGCCGCCGACAGTGTACTTTTTTGACGCCGCTGCGTAAAGCGGAGTTCGGCGAGAAAAGGAGACGGGGCGTTTTCTACCGCTTGCCGGAGCGGATGGCCTCGAGGATCCGCACGTCGGCGGCCGGCAGGGGATAGTCGGCAATTCGCTCCGGGCTGACCCAGCGGGCCTCGTCGCACCCGAGGGCCTTCGCCCGGCCGCGGGCGGAACGGCAGTGGTAGCAGTGGAGTGTCACGCGGAGGTGCGAGTACGCGTGGGTCACATCCACGAGGTGCCTGCCGACGGTCACCGCGAGGTCGCATTCCTCCCGTAGTTCTCGGCGGATGCAGGCTTCGGCGGATTCGCCGGGCCGGATCTTGCCGCCGGGGAACTCCCACAGGCCGCCGAGCATCGCGTCGGCCCGGCGCTTGCAGAGGAGAATCCGTCCTCGTCGCCAGACGATGCCGGCGCCGACCTGGATGTGGGGGATGCGGCGGCGCGGGCGGCGCGCGGGAACCTGCTCCTGGAGGCCGCGGGCGAACGCGAGGCACAGGCCCCGGACCGGGCAGGAGCGGCAGTTGGGTTGGCGCGGCGTACAGACGCGGCTGCCGAGTTCCATCACCGCCTGGTTCCAGTCGCCGGGGGTTTTGTCGGGCACGAGCGTCTCGGCGGCGCGCCAGAGGCCGGCGCGCGTCGCGCCGGCGTCCGTGGCCTCGCGGACGGCAAGCCAGCGGGCGATGACGCGGACGGCGTTCGCGTCGAGCGCCGCGAGGGGCCGACCGAACGCGATCGACAGGACCGCCCCGCAGGTGTAGCGTCCGACGCCGGGCAGGCGCGCCAGCGCGCGCGGGTCGTCGGGCACGCGCCCGCCGTGGTCGCGGACGACGCGCCGGGCG
Above is a window of Planctomycetota bacterium DNA encoding:
- the mutY gene encoding A/G-specific adenine glycosylase, with the translated sequence MRRRLLAWYTKNKRDLAWRRTRDPYRIWVAEVMLQQTQVPTALPYYARFLKRFPTVGALARATDQAVLKVWQGLGYYRRAMNLHEAARRVVRDHGGRVPDDPRALARLPGVGRYTCGAVLSIAFGRPLAALDANAVRVIARWLAVREATDAGATRAGLWRAAETLVPDKTPGDWNQAVMELGSRVCTPRQPNCRSCPVRGLCLAFARGLQEQVPARRPRRRIPHIQVGAGIVWRRGRILLCKRRADAMLGGLWEFPGGKIRPGESAEACIRRELREECDLAVTVGRHLVDVTHAYSHLRVTLHCYHCRSARGRAKALGCDEARWVSPERIADYPLPAADVRILEAIRSGKR